In Lolium rigidum isolate FL_2022 chromosome 3, APGP_CSIRO_Lrig_0.1, whole genome shotgun sequence, the genomic window AGGCAGGATAGACTCGGGATTGTCCATACTCACGTGTATATACGAGCTCCCTCAAAAAACGAAATCCGAGAAGggattttaattatttttaaaaaacatCTTGGAAAGATGATACACATCAAAAAATTCATGGAACATTTGGAAATTTAGGAATTCCATGATTTCTTACAAGCAAAATTGGGTGAATATTAAAGCTGATTTGGCGGGTGATCCTGAAGACTGTAAGAAATATTGATTTTCAGAGAGCCAATGCTGGAGAAGGTTGGAGCACTTCAGCCAGCAAATGTCCCTCACCTGGGAGCGACTATTGCTGAAGAAGCGGGAGAGCTCTCTCCAGCGCTTCAGTTGGACGCACCTCCCGAGAAATATGGAACcctataagggcatgtacaacgatGATGACTCAGCTGTCTGTAAGAGGTGGTTAGAGctgattttggtgatgtggagggaagagaatgaggagagagaaggaggctgTCTGTAAAGTTACAGACGGTCTGCAGAGCTTCTTACGGACAGACTTACGGACACCATTTTTGCtgttgtatgaagggtgtctataatttatactcacatatagctaTGACTAAAAATAGATAACTTACAGACAGACTATTGTATACACTGTCTGTATCATTGTCTATAGATGATATGGAGTAATATTACAGACAGCATCTgtctaaaccaatgtacatgccctaagaggAAGCAGATTTGGTGCAGGTGAACACCAGTGCTCTCAGAttttaaaatatataaaaattataCATCTGTATTTTTAAAAATCGTCACATTTATCCCATAAATACATACACATGCTCTAAGTAGTCGTGTgaagtttcggtagaaattgcattgtattttaAGCTACATAAAAAACAAATTTATAGCTATGTATAGGAGCAAATATTTATTAGAAATTTGTgtttttgtatagctcaaaatataacatatttttctctaAAATTCCTATTGTATCTTCAAAATATTTATATGTATATACAGTAGCTATTTAATTTCAATTGTTTTAGAATctaaaaaatatgtttttttaaaaaatcaagaGCATTGGTGCTCATGTGCTAAAGGCACTTTTCGCCCTAGAAGGCTAGAACATTGTGTTCTAAATTTCTAATAGAATGTAAATTGCTAAATCGGATTGCTAACTTCCGGTTAGTCGGAAACTAAGTTAGAGCCTGATCAACTCGACGATCATTAGATTTACATCGTGATTCCTGCATACGAGAATTACATGAATATGCAATTGCATATCTTTTATCTTAGTTACACGTGAATTACATATGAAACCAGGTTGACTGGGAACTAAGCTAATTCCCAGCTAATTCCCGGTCGACCCAGAATTAGCCATGTCCATTGCGAAAAGTTGCTTTAGGGTAAAAGGAAAATGTTCACACTAATCACAACTGCTTGTTTTCATCACACATTCAATATGGATGCATCATATCAAACTGTCAATACCGTCAAGAATAAGCGCAGAGCACAGTCGTCATTTTTGGTGGTTATATATAAGCTTTTCACAAGAGGGTATTTTTCGTTGAAAAGGGTCAAGTTCGTCATTTCCCACCCGTACATCAGGCTGGGCCGGACCTGAACGCCCGGAACGCTGAGAGCTGAACCAGAAACGGGACGGAGGTAGGGTTCTAGCCGCCGGCCAtggccctctcctcctcttcgtcctccctgctccgccgcctcctcggctCCACTGCCCttccgtcctccgcctcctccgcactACGCGCCGCCTTctgctcctcctcatcctcgggCCCCTCACCCACCCTGCCACCCGCGTCCTCCATCTTCGGCGACGACACCGAGGTCACCAACGTGCCGCCGCTCACCACCCCGAAGCTCTTCGTCAGCGGTAACgactctcctcctccttcccttCCCGACCCACATGATACTACTAGTTAGCCTCGGGCGACGGCGAGCCCAGTTCTTCGGTATGAAATTTGGGGATAGCTCCAGTGTCTCGGAAAATCAGAGCAATCGATGTGGGGAAATCTCTGTGCCTATGTGTCTTACTATGGTACATATCTTTGTGCATGCGCGCCTAATTGTATCTTTGTGCACATGTGTCTCAGCAAGAGCAACTTGATACTATATAGAATCAGAGACACCCTTGCGTGTTATCAGTTAAATTGGTTGCTGAATTGTCTTGTTGATATGGGCTTCTGCATCTGTCGAATCCTATTAGTACAACTGTTTGTTTGTATTTCACTTTTGCTGCTCTGATGAAGTAACTGCAAAAACCCCAAAGTTTGTGTGTGTGCCGTAGTGAGCAGTAACCCTACTTCACCCTGCTTTTCTCTTCACATGCACATGCTCATAAATCCTGTATGCTGTGATGCAATGCAATGCAGGACTTTCAAGGCTAACTACGGATGACAAGCTTAAGAGCGCTTTCGCTCCCTTTGGGCAGCTCCTTGAAGGTACAAGGCTTTCTTTAGGAGTAATGCTTTCACCAATGTCCATTCATCTTCACAGCTCATTGTAACGCATTCGTCACTTCGTGCAGCGAAAGTCATAACGGATAGAGTTTCTGGGAGATCAAAGGGCTTTGGTTTTGTGAGGTATGCCAGTTTAGAGGAAGCCGAGACGGCCCGGCAGGGGATGAACGCCAAGTTTCTAGACGGATGGGTCATATTTGTTGACCCTGCGAAGCCAAGGGAGCAGAAGCCTGCTCCTCAGCCAGATAGTGTCTCCCACACTGGCTTCAGAACTAATAAAACTGTAGGATGGTGTGGTTAGTCGTGTAGCCTCTTTGTCCTAGGCTCCTAGCTCTACAGATGCACCTGGAGTATCTTATATGCTGTAAGATGTTTGTGATTGTTATTCTGGTGGGCGACAAATGAATAAATAAAATTGATGGTGacatttttgaaaatgttgaTGATTTTATTTCTGACTTCTGGCTTAATTTTCACACACTTACATGTTAAACTTGTCATATTGCTCCGCCCTTTACACCCTTCACACAGTAAATCCATGTGCAATGCAAAATGTTCAGATGAGTGCTCACGAAGTGAATGAAACTTCTCCTTCAACACTAGTGCTTATTTGTATAGGAGTGGTGCCTAGTTACTTTAGTTAGGCATCTCTCTAGTTATTTTGCTAAGCACTTTCCTAAGCACCTCCAATTGCACATGCCCTAAAAGACTTCCATTTGGCCAATTTTGCTTCAATCTGTGTATTTGAGGGTCCGGAGAAAACAGGTGACATGTGCCACAAGATGCTACTGCATAAGGCGCATTATTAAAGACCCCAAGACTGCAAAATTTACACCAACACGACTAGTACACGTGCAATTGCAACGGATATTGACATCAGCTACACAATCTGCTAAACTGAACTGAGTTTACAGACAATAAGTTATGCACCTGAGACCGCTCGGGCAAGAGCATCTGCCATCACATCTAAACTTGACACGTGCGGCAAGAGATATCAAGCACATGCGCGGCATGTTGCACCCACTCGGCCGATGCGATGGGCGCATAATTAACCTATAAGCTACTGCACTAGAGATCTCTACAAAGGTTGAGCTTCTAATCACCCGTCTGGCGGTGTAAACTATGAAAACTCTGCACTCAGCTCTGTGATTGTAACTTGGTTTGTTGAAACCATGGGATCGCTCAGCTCTGTAATTGTAACTTGGTTTGTTGAAACCACGGGATCACTTGGCTCTGTAACTGTAACTTGGTTTGTTGAAACCACGGGATCACCCGGCTCTGTAATTATAACTTGGGTTGTTGAAACCACGGGATCAGGCTGCTTGCTAGCAAGTGGTTTCTGCATCAATATCAGGTCCTGAAACATCACCAGAGGGTGTTTCTCCAGCAGTGACTCCTTCTGGCAACAGAAATAGCAATAGAAATGAAATTAAGTTAGTGCTATTGGAGTGGTGTCAGATGATGATAGATCAAGTTAGTTCGAAAAACTGTTTTTTCTTTATGAGCAGCAGGAAACGCGAAAAAAAGTGTGATTACCTCTTCGTCCGTTGAAACGGTGAAGCCAAGCTTCTTCGACCAGATTGAGGCCATTTCAGGATCAACAGGAGCCGTGAGAAGTCGAACATTCAGGGCTGTCAGATGTGCCTCAATTTGCCTTAGGAGAAGTCTGAAGTAGCCCTGCAGAGAGAGATGGAGAGAAAGCCAAAAAGATACGAATGTTAGTTCTGTACGGTCTACGCAGACATGTTAAAATCATTACATTGGTCTTTTTAAGTATGAAAACAGTACAGTAATGGCCTCCAATATTGGTTAGTCAACAGAAAAAATAGAATAAGCATATTAAGGGCCTAACTTGAAACCCTGCAGGCCCATTTCTAACAGTACAGCTTTAGAATTTGTGCAATTAGTTCTTTGAGGGTGGGGTGGGGGGTCATGGAAACACTCTGAAGAAATCGTTAAAAATGATCTTCGTTATAGTAGTCTTGATCTATAGTTCAAAATAAATTCCAAATTACTTTTATTAACAGGGTATATTTACTGTATTCTATTGTTCAAGAACTCCATCATGTAAAATGTACATTCTCCAGTTAATAGTCACAACTTCATTCTCATCACACAGACCACGCACTCTATTGGGATATGGAAAATTAGATCTACTACACCAGAAAACTGACAGTTCACTATGAACTATACAGTGTAAATTCATTCCCACCTTATTCCTGTACTCAGCATGTGTAGCAACAAGGACAAGTTCTGCAACTTCTTCCGTGTGCACTTTCAGAATTGCAGCTGACAAAACCAGTTTACTGCAATACAACCACATAAAGGAGAAAATTTACAATTAACCAACTGAATAATGTAAATACAAAATACAAGCACTTGCTAAACAAATGTAAAGACTGAAAGTGTCAACGTCATAGCTGTGCACAGACCAGTTAAGCAATAACTGCTAAAACAAAAAACGACTTGATCAGAAAGAATACCTGCTTGTGGTCAACACTGCACAATACACTCCTCTAAAATCCTTCTTTCCGCTGCTTAAACCCGTGCTGCAAAAGCAATTAGTGTACTTACTTGAGTTGACGAGATGAACAGCAAAAATGCAGGCAGATACATATGAATGCGGCTATTCATACACCATTTAAGAGTTAAAATATTAATCAAGAACATACGCAGTAACCATATCTTGGATGACCTCACTCTCATGGCCATCTGTTTCAGGAAATGCAACCTATAAATACAGAGATTAAAGTGAGACTTTTGCAGCCTACAAGCAACATGACAGACATATGGTTGGGAAGTTTATCATGAAAGAAGCAAACATAAACTCCTCGTAAAAGAACTTACTTTGAAGATTCCGATAATCTGATTCATGTAATGCTGCACATCGCGCCTCAGATTCATTCCACTTAAAAGGTGCCAACAAACATTGGACCTTTGATGCCTGATCTTTTCACGGTTGTTCAGCAGTTGGTGCAAAGAAGCATGAAGTAACTGGCATTTTCTACAGCAGCAGAAGTGAAACTTCATATATTCTCCCAAAACATTCAGAGGTGCCTGAAATGTTCGATACAGCAAGTCAGAAATGTCTTTCGCTAGATAAGCTTTTCTCCGCCGCATATGAAGGAACGGTTAGTACATACCTTCTTTTCTTGAAGTCCATTATTGTAGCATTTAACATGGCACGGTCTCTCGCACTACAGATAGGATTATCGCATAAATTTCGAGACAGCAATCCAACTATCAAGGCAGCACTTAAGACAAAGTAATTAAGCAGAACTAACCTGGTTACAGAAGATGATCATGTCTTCACTGATTTTTCCAACTGTCGTAAAGGCATCACTGTCAAAATAAAGGTGCAATTTATATATGAAGGACCTAACATGATTATGCCAGTTCAACAGTGTACATTAATATTATTCTTACCCACACAAATGGCagctctctataacaattatttcTTGTAATGTCCGTTTGAGTGGAACAATAATAGGTCTGCTGGTGGTGGAACGTTCTTTGCTACAACCTGTAATAACAGGAATAATTGGCACAGAGGCAAAGAGCATGAATTGTTTACTCACATAACTAAAATATGGAAGTTCAAATGGCCATTGCTTCATTGTAAATAGTTCAATATATTACCACCAGTGGTAATACAGTCCAATCTACTGTGATGccacatgccatgtctagacatggTCAGCGCAGTCAGGATTCAACTACTACCTAATTATGAACTTGAAACAAGTCACAACAGTCCTGCCTTGGAAAATCTACATCAGGAAGTTGCCAACATGCCTTTTACAAAAGATCTATAACAAAATTTACTTTTTAGCTTATGTATTAGCAAAGAATGAGCTATTTCATTTCTGCGTACTAATTCCTGCATAAATATGTCCAACTTTAATGTTAACTATACTCAGTCCAAAGCACGGGACCTCTTCTAGTTTGTATTACACCTCCATGACATGGTTACTATTGGCTCTCACCATGGATCGTTAGTGGAGCAAGCAAACGCTTATTGCTCAGTTCCTATGGTCTGAACCTAACTAAAAGACAGTATGCCACCAAATAGGTCAAACTGTTGGGAAGTAGAATATTCTTTCCTCCGAAGTggtatactacctccgtcccggttCATAGGGCTTGCGCGTATTTCTATGTCGTAAATTTTATCAACATAATACAAAATATacattataaaatatatatcattagaaagcttagatgttctactttctaatgatataatttttatattatataattgATATTATGTTAGTCAAATAGGTAACCTAGGGATACGCGCAAGCCCTATGAAATGGGATGGATGGAGTACTTGTAACAGGCTATAACCTCATTTAAACAGGGCAGCAAGATGACATTGATCAATATGCACCCATACTCACAAGGGAAAAATTAACAGAGATCATGAACAAAAGCCCcacaaaatacaacatataaaaAGAAGAAAGCTCAGCAGCACATTGCTACTGGGTTTTATTaaggagaattccttatttgacattACTTTTGAATAtgattccttatttggccctggaAAATTTTGCCTTCCCTATTTGACGCTTGGTGTAATTTTTGATGCCTTATATGACACCTACCGTCTGTTCTGTTACATTGTTCTGTCAGATTTTTTTTCTGGTGGACCAAACTACCCTGCGTTAGTTACTAGTTGTGCAAGCAAAAAAAAAGCCTATCGAACCATTCTCCCAAACCCGACCCAACCTGTCCCTAACCAAGCCCCCCACCCGAACCCTAGTGCCGGCGGCTTGCTTGCTTGCAGCGGCGGCATGGATTTACGGTTGGCGGCGGGGGCGGGTGGCGGGCCAAACACCGTGGCGGTGGGCGGCCATGGCGGGGCTATGGACGGCGACCcacgagcggcggcggagggcggccaTGGCGGGCTTACGGACGGCGACCCAcgtgcggcggcggagggcgcccAAGGCGGGGCTCCGGACGGCGAACCCGGCGCGGCAGAGGGCGGCCAAGGTGGGGCTGTGGCGGTGGGCAGCCAAGGCCCGGTGGCGGGAGCGAAGGACTCGGCTGCAGGCTTGGGACTAAAAATTGCTGTCCATTTGCAATCTTGTGCTACTGAAAATTAGATATACGTCCTTCAAAAGGACGTAAACAAAAATAtgtacaaaaaagaaaaggaaaattagctGTACATACATGCTACAGGGGAGGTTCTGCCGTAATTTttttaattaacatgttcagtaCGTACCTGCTAAACCATGAACAATGTACAAACTAGCTATTCAAATTGGCAAAAATGGATTAACCATGGCTAAATATGTGTTTTGCATATCTTTTTGGTCACAATATGCACCAGGGGCAAAAACGACCTTTTAGGTGCCCAAGTAACACCGTTAGTTGTTAAATGAACTAGAGTGTCATATAAGGCATCAAAAAATGCACCAAGTGTCAAATAGGGAAGGCAAAAATTtgcagggccaaataaggaatcaTATTCAAaagtagtgtcaaataaggaattctctctttATTAAGTGGAATAAACCGCATATTACCTGAAGAAGCAAGGTTAGGGGGGCATCAATGTCGGAGAAATCAACGCTGCTGACTCCATTTGAATTTAGACTGTCTTGCAATTTTAGTGCCAGCTCATGAAGTGTCAATCCTTCTAGAGTATAAATGTTACGATACCTGAAACAATATTTACTCTCCATTTAAACGAATTAAACTAGTAAGCTATCATTTTGAGTTGAAAACTTACAAACACTATCATGAATGGCACTTTAAGAACTTTGAACACTTATAAGTCAATAAGTTTAAGTTAGGTCAAGTTTCCGTGTCAAACTGTGGTGCTTACGGTTGTCGTCTTTTCCCCATTCCAGCATGGTCTTCAAATTGTGAAGGAGTAAGCTGAAGTTGAAAGAGAACATCACAACCATCCACTGATCAGTAAACATAACAGTAAATACAGCCTAAAAATCTAACATTGCTGATTCCTAAGTTTGAGATAGTTACCTCTTCATTGCAGCAATCACAGACTATGCATGAACCCCGTTTATAGCCTTGCTTTAGAACCTACAAACAGGGAAGTATGAGTGCTCCTAAGAGTCTTACAAATTCTGCTAGGAGAAGGGGTAATAAAGTCCATGTAATTATCTAGAGGACCTCTCCGTGCTTCAACTTATACGTCAATAAAGTAAATTCTGGAAGGCCACCCTCCTTGAAGACCAGCGGGTGCAAAGTGTTATCCCTGATGTAAAAGTAAACAACAGAGGTTGATGATTATGCTTCATTTCAATCCAATGGCAAGATCTCCCAAACATGACATGTCAATAAAAAACTACAGATTTAACCATTTACCTCACTTTTGATGTCCGTGACTCTTTTGCCTTTGGCTCCACACTGTGATCTGAGGGTGGCTCTTGAACGACTGAAACTGGACTTGGTAAAGCCGGTGATATTACTGCAGCAGGTGCAGCAAAATTGGGCTTCATAACCTCACAACTGAGTAGACCTGCGGTTTTCTTGCTAGGAGTTTCTTCAGTGTCACTTTTCATTGAAATTCCTGTAGATAGATCTGAAGTTCCTTTCTCAGGGCTTCTGCTCAAGGTTGGAGCTGAAGATTCAGTGCTTCCTCGTTTATACTGCCACCGTGGCCTCCTGAAATTGGGCTTTATAACCTCAGAACTGAGTGGACCTAAGGCGTTTTTGCCAGGAGTTTCTTCAGCGTCAGTCTCCATCGAAGTTCTTGTAGATAGACCGAAAGTTTCTTTCCCAGGACGTCTACTCAGGGTTGGAGCTGAAGTTTTACTGCTTCCTTGTTTATACTGCCAACGCGGCCTCCTGAATGCACTCCAGTCCAGGTTTGGGATGGGATCGCTAGTAAATTTTTTCAAGGCACTTGTCGAAGTAGTGGCTCTAGTTACATGAGTTGTCAGTCCTGCCGGAGACTCCTGTGAACTAGCAGTGGAGTTTGGAATAAAACTGAAGTCAGCGTGGTACTCTGAAGGATCATGATACTTAAATGCATGCACTTGCTATGTACACTTCATAAAAATGGTAAAGACAAGCTGGTCCAAATTAGTAAGGTACTGCTTCACATTTGGAGGAGCTTAAACTTTAAAGCTAGCATAAAACTAATGGCCATCTGTATTTGACAAATGTAAGCATTAAGTCATACTTCCTTGTTCTACCCTATGGACTTATTAAGAGCTGCACCCAAATGTGTATTAAGGAAGGAACACCTATGGTTTTTATGCGATCTGAATATACGGGTGACTGAATTTTTGCATGCACAGTAACTAACCGTTCAGTTGAACAAGAATCTGAAGCCGCAGCACCTGAATCATTATATTCCACTTCCACTTGAAAAGAAGCTAACAAGAGAAaagatagaccaacataaagattAACAGATCCTGAAGTAGAACCAAAAGTTGGAAAGCCTTAGGTCATCACTGAAAATACCTTTCCACTTTTCATATTCAACCATATTTGGAGGAAGACCAGTCTGTTCTTCAA contains:
- the LOC124697939 gene encoding organelle RRM domain-containing protein 2, mitochondrial-like; translation: MALSSSSSSLLRRLLGSTALPSSASSALRAAFCSSSSSGPSPTLPPASSIFGDDTEVTNVPPLTTPKLFVSGLSRLTTDDKLKSAFAPFGQLLEAKVITDRVSGRSKGFGFVRYASLEEAETARQGMNAKFLDGWVIFVDPAKPREQKPAPQPDSVSHTGFRTNKTVGWCG